The Catellatospora citrea DNA segment ATGTTCATCTGCTGCGCGATGGCCAGCTTGGTGCCCACGCCGTCGGTCGAGGAGGCCAGCACCGGGCTCTTGTACTTCGAGGTGTCGAGCTTGAACAGGCCGGAGAAACCACCGAGCCCGCCCAGCACCTCGGGACGGTGCGTCCGAGCGACCTTGTCCTTCAGCATCTCCACGGCCTTGTCGCCGGCGTGGATGGACACGCCCGCGTCGGCGTAGGTGACGGTGCGGCGGCGGTTGGTGCTGCCCTCCGCCGTCCACAGCTGACGGTCTCCGTTCTCCGGCTGCCCGGAGACGGGGCGCTCGGTCACGTGCGTCACGGTATTTCTCCTCTTGGTGCGCGGCACCGCTCTGGGAAGGGTCGGCGGTGCCGTGACGAGTGGTACTAAGACCGGCTCAGTTCCGTGGACGGAGCTGGGACCTGGTCGCCGCTGAGCTCTTCGGACCCGACCCGGCGGCCGACCCCTTCGAGCACGTGTTTGCCGATCAGGTTGCTGGCCGGCAGCTTGATCGGGTATTCGCCGTCGAAGCAGGCCCGGCACAGGCGGTTCTTCGGCTGCTCGGAGGCGGCGATCAGCCCCTCCAGCGACACGTAGCCGAGCGAGTCGGCGCCGATGGAGCGGCGGATGCCCTCCATGTCCATGCCGTTCGCCAGCAGTTCGGCGCCGGTCGCGAAGTCGATGCCGTAGAAACACGGCCACTTCACCGGCGGAGAGGAGATGCGCACGTGCACCTCCAGCGCGCCCGCCTCGCGCAGCATGCGCACGATGGCGCGCTGCGTGGTGCCGCGCACGATGGAGTCGTCGACGACGACGAGGCGCTTGCCCCGCACGTTGTCGCGCAGCGGGTTCAGCTTGAGCCGGACGCCCAGCGCGCGGATGGTCTGCGACGGCTGGATGAACGTGCGCCCGACGTAGGCGTTCTTCATCAGACCCTGGCCGTAGGGGATGCCGGAGGCCTCGGCGTAGCCGATCGCACCCGGCGTGCCCGACTCCGGCACGGGGATGACCAGGTCGGCGTCGACCGGGTGCTCGGCGGCCAGCTTGCGGCCGATCTCCACCCGGGTCGAGTACATGTTGCGGCCGTTGATGGTCGCGTCGGGGCGGGCCAGGTAGACGTACTCGAACAGGCAGCCCTTGGGGTCCGGGGCGGCGAAGCGCGAGGAGCGCAGACCGTACTCGTCGATGGCGATCAGCTCGCCGGGCTCGACCTCGCGGACCACGGACGCGCCGACGATGTCCAGTGCCGCCTGCTCGCTCGCGACGACCCAGCCGCGCTCCAGCCGGCCCAGCACCAGCGGCCGCACGCCGTGGTGGTCGCGGGCGGCGTAGAGGGTGTTCTCGTCCATGAAGACGAAGCTGAACGCGCCTTCGACGGTCGGCAGCACCTTCATCGCGGCGGCCTCGACGGACAGGTCGGGGTGGCCGGCCAGCAGCATCGTCACGAGGCTGGTGTCGTTGGTCGAGCCGCGGCTGTCCATGCCGAGCTCGGCGGCGCGGCGGGCCAGGTCGGCGGTGTTCACAAGGTTGCCGTTGTGAGCCAGCGCGATCGTGGTGCCCGAGGTGGTCGACTGCAGCGTGGGCTGGGAGTTCTCCCAGGTCGAGTCACCGGTGGTCGAGTAGCGCGCGTGCCCGATGGCGAGGTGCCCGCGCAGGCTGGCCAGCGTCGGCTCGTCGAAGACCTGGGCGACCAGGCCGACGTCCTTGTAGACCACCACGCCTGATCCGTCGCTCACCGCGATGCCGGCGGCCTCCTGGCCGCGGTGCTGCAGCGCGTACAGGCCGAAGTAGGTGAGCTTGGCAACCTCTTCACCAGGGGCCCAGACACCGAAGACGCCACATGCGTCTTGCGGGCCTGGCCGGTGGGGGTCGAGTTCGTGGCTCAACCGGCCGTCGCCTCGGGGCACCCTGTTGCTCCTTGCGCTTGTCGCTTCAGTAGCTGCCTAGATGCCCTGCTCAGTGAGCCGGCATCGGTGGTGTGTGTCGGCGTCCGGCGGCGATCGCCGCCGCAGCTCAGTGTACGTGACCCGGCAGGGTGGGCACCCCGGTGGCCGGGCTGTGTGCTACGTGACTGAATGCGGAACCCGCGCTCGAGCCACCTAGACAATAGGGAAAAGGCTGCTGATATCGGAACGAATGCCGCTCGCCCGAATCCGCCCATCGGCGACCGCGGCCGCCCAATCCACCCGACCCGCGGCGAGCTGAAGGAAAGTGATCGGATCGGTCTCGACGAGGTTCGGTGGCGTGCCTCTCGTGTGCCTCGGCCCCTCGACGCACTGAATCGCACCGTAAGGAGGAACACGTACCTCCACCGAACGGCCAGGTGCCGTGGCCGCAAGACGTGCCAACAATGCCCTAACCGCATCCCGGAGCGTCAAACGTTCCGGAGTCTGGCCGCTGGCCAGGCAGTCCAGAGCCGACGTCACGGCGGGGGAGATATCCGGCGAGGAGGACATAACCGGACGATACAAGATGACTTCCGCTCACTTTGTAGCGGCCCTGGGTCGCGCAACCCTTGCTTCGCAAGGCATAGTTGCGGTCGGTGTATTCCCGCAGCGCCCCCCACACCCCGATCGCTGTGGGATATCGAGGAGCTTGGAAGGCGGTGGCCGTGACTACCCAGCGACGGTCCTGGTTGGCACGCGTCGGAGTGGTAGCGATGGTGTCACTCGGCACTCTCATCGGCGTCACATCCCCAGCGCAAGCCGCACCCAGTGTCAGTGAACTTACGATCTCGCCTGGCTCCATCACGATTGATGCCGGCAGCGACGAGGTTGTCCAGGTCAACGCGAAATCTGAGGATCCGGCAGGTGGGCCGGTGAGCGTCACGCTGGCCAGCCTTCCGTCTGGGCTCAGCAAGGACGGCGACTGCGTCGTCACGTTCGATGCGGGCGGCGGACCGGGCAACGCGAAGTCCGGCTCGTGCAACCTGAAGCTGAAGGCGGCGTCCAACGCGGCGTCGATCGCGGGTGACGCTGTCACGGTGGTGCTGGGCAACCAGCAGAAGACGCTGAGCGTCACCATCAAGGGCTCCACCCAGCAGGCGCCGGAGAGCACCGGGAAGATCTCGGGTGTGGTCCGGGATCAGAAGACCGGTGACCCGATCAGCGGCGCGCTCGTGGCGCTGTCCGACGGTGACGGCAAGGACTTCCCGACCAAGACGACGGGCTCGGCCGGCACGTATCTGTTCGACCCGGCCAAGACCGGTGCGATCGCGCCGGGTCTGATCGTCATCACGGTCAGCAAGGACCCGTACACGCTGAAGTCCCAGTCGGTGACCCTGAACGCCGGGCAGTCGAAGGCCGATTTCAACCTCTCGCTGGTCAACCCGAACGCCAGCGCGTCGCCGGCAGTCGAGTCGTCCGCCCCGGCCGAGGAGAGCGCGGCTCCCGAGGAGTCCGGCGACACCGGTGGCGAGACTGTCGCCACCGACCCGGCCTCGGACTCGGAGGACGGCGGTCTGGGCACCATGACCTGGATCATGATCATCCTGGGCGGCCTGCTGGTCGCCCTGGGCATCGGCGCGATCGTCCTGCTCGTCATGAAGCGCGGCGGCGACGACGATGACGACGACGATGACGACGATGACGACGACGATGACGACGAGCCGGTGCGCGGCCGTCCGGGCGTGCGGCCCGCGGCCCAGCCCGTTCGCGCGGGTGCCGGAGCCGGCACCTACGGCGGTGGTGGCGCCTATGGCCGCCCCGCCGACCCGACCATGGTGGCCCGCCCGGGTGCCGACGCGACGGTGATGCACCGCCCCGGCGAGTACGGCGGCGTGCCCGCGCAGCGCGGCCCGCAGCAGCCCTACGGTGCCCCGGCCCAGCCGACTCAGCAGTACGGCGGCGGCTACGGCTCGCCCGCGCAGCCGACCCAGTACGGCGGCTACGACGGCCAGGCGGCCGGCGGTTACGGCTCTCCCGTCGCGCCGACGAGCGGTTACGGCAGCCCGGCGCCCACCAGCGGCTACGGCAGCCCGGCTCCGACGTCCGGCTACGGCAGCCCGGCCCCGACGTCCGGCTACGGCAGCCCCGCGCCGACGTCCGGCTACGGCGGCTCCCCTGCCGACGCCTACGGCTCGACCACCCCGACCTCCGGCTACAGCGGCGGGCAGCCCAGCTACGACCAGGGCTACGGCCAGCAGGCAGGGTACGGCGACCAGCAGGGCTACGGCCAGCAGGGCGGCTACGGCCAGCAGCAGGGCTACCAGGGCCAGTACGACGAGCCCACGCACTACGCGGGCCCGACGTCCGGCGGCAGCGCCTACGGCCAGCAGCCCGGCGGATACGGCCAGCAGCAGCCGGGCTACGGCCAGGAGGCCTACGGGCAGCAGCAGCCCGGCGGCTACGGCCAGCAGCAGGATCCGTACGGCGCGCAGCCCGGCGGGTACGGCCAGCAGCAGCAGCCCGGCTACGGGCAGCAGGACCCGTACGGCGCGCAGGGCGGCGGCTACGGCCAGCAGCAGGACCCGTACGGCAACCCGCCGGCCGCCGGTTACGGCCAGCAGGACCCGTACGGCGCCCAGGGCGGCTACGGCCAGCAGGGCGGCGGTTACCACGACGATCGCCGCAGCAACCGGGACAACCGCCGTCTCGACTGGCTCGACGACTGATCGACAGCACTCGTGAACCACAGACGCCCCCCGGAGTTCCCGGGGGGCGTCTGTGCGTGCGGAGCCCGTCCCGCGGCGTGTCGGAACGCACCGGGCGGGAGTGAGGAGACAGAAGGCGGCGCGGTTTGCTGGAATGGTGAGGTGGCCACCGTCAACGGCATGCGCGGGGTGTCCCGCGTGCCGGCATACGTGGTGATGCAGCCCACGACCCTGTGCAACCTGGACTGCGTCTACTGCTACCTGCCCCTGCGCGCGCAGGACCGCCGGATGCCGGTGGAGGTGGCGCGGGCGGTGGCGGCCGACGCGAACGTCTGGGCGGCCCGGGACCGCTTCTCGGTGGTCTGGCACGGGGGCGAGCCCCTCGCGGCCGGCAGGGAGCATCTGGGGGCGCTGATGGCCCCTTTCGGGCCCGCGGTGGAGCAGCACGTGCAGACCAACGCGACGCTGGTGGACGACGCCTGGTGCGAGTTCTTCGCGGCCCGCGGGGTGCGCGTGAGCGTGAGCGTGGACGGGCCCGAGGACCTCAACGGGCAGCGGGTCTCGCGCGCGGGGCGGCCCGCGTACGCCCGGATCGCGCAGGGGATCGCGGCGCTGCGCCGGCACGGCCAGCCCTTCGCCGCGCTGTGCGTGGTGGGTGATCCGCGGCCGGGCGTGGCGGCCCGGCTCTACGAGTACTTCCTGGCGCTGGGCTGCGACACGCTCGGCGTCAACATCGAGGAGCGGGAGGGCGTCAACGAGCGTCCCAACTCCCATGACCCGGAAGCGGTGCGGGCCTTCTGGGCCGAGCTGGTCGCGGCGTGGCGCGCCGACCCGCGGATCCACGTCCGCGAGCTGGAGTGGAGCCTGCGCTATGTCGGTGCGGTGCTCGACGGCACGTCCGGCGACCTGCTGCCGCGGGAGCTGGACCCCATTCCGACCGTCGGGCACGACGGGGCGGTGGTGCTGCTCTCGCCGGAGCTGGCGGGCTTCCGCGACCCGGTGCACGGCGACTTCAGCAGCGGCAACGTGCTGCACGTCCCGCTGTCGGAGCTGCTGGCCGAGCCGCGGCGCACCAGCTGGGTGCCGGAGTTCCTCACCGGGGTCGAGGCGTGCCGGGACACCTGCCCGTACTTCGGCTTCTGCGGCGGCGGGCACGCCGCCAACCGGTACTTCGAGCACGGACGGTTCGACGGCACGGAGACCGAGCACTGCCGCAACAGCAAGATCCACCTACTGGAGGGAGTGCTCGACCATGTCCGACGCCCGTGACCGAGTGGCCGACCGGATCCGCGACGCACGCGGCGAGCTGGCTCCCCTGCTGGAGGAGGCGCGGCTCGCCCGACTGGCCCGCAGCGAAGTGCCAGGCGCAGACAGCACCGCCGTCTGCGCCTGGAACCACTTCGAGAACATCCCGACGTTCTTCAACTGGAACAACCGGCCGCGCTGACGCGGTGGCCGTTCAGGAAGTCAGCGGCGGGGGGTCCAGTCCTTACCGTCGTCGTCATCGTCGTCGTCGACGGCGTAGTTCCCGTACGGGTCGTACGGATCCGGCTCGTCGTCTTCGCGCTGATCCTCGACAACAGCACTGCCGCTGCCGCTGCTGAGCTCGCTACCGGCAAGCTCGCGCTGCAAGGCGGCGAGGTCGGTGTTCGGGGAGTGGTACTTCAACTCCCGGGCCACCTTAGTCTGCTTGGCCTTAGCTCGGCCGCGCCCCATGGCCGACCCCCTCGCACATGAATGACGGGGCTACCCGAAGGCGGGCCCCGATGACGTCAGACATCTCTCGTGGGTCATACGGTACATGGGAGGAGGCCACTTCGGCATCTCGGGTTACCGGGTGTCTGGCAGCACATCGGAACCTGTCCGTTTTATTACTGGTAAGGAGTATATCCCTCCCCAGTAATGACGGCCCACCCGCCGGACCAGGCCCGCAACCCGTCCTTGATCGCGAAAGTTGCCTGGCAATCGGGCGAATGACTGCTCAAGATACGCACGATTGCCAGGCAACTTGAATGATCTAGATCCGGGCGTGGCGCTAGATCCGGATGGTGCGCAGGCGGCCCACCTCGGCCATGCGCTGCTCGGCGAGGCGATCCGCGGCGGAGGCCGGCGAGATGCCCTCGGTGTCGGCCAGCTCCAGGATCCGCTTGGTGGTGTCGTAGATCTTGGTGGCGCGCAGCTTGGCCCGGTCGAAGTTGAAGCCGTCGATCTCGTCCGCGACCTGGATCACACCGCCCGAGTTGACCAGGTAGTCGGGCGCGTACAGGATGCCGCGGTCGACCAGCAGCTTCTCGATGCCGGTGTGGGCGAGCTGGTTGTTGGCCGCGCCGGCGACGATCTGCGCCCGCAGCGCGGGCACGGTGTCGTCGTTGAGCGCGCCGCCCAGCGCGCAGGGCGCGTAGACGTCGATGTCGCTGGTGATCAGCGCGGTCGCGTCGGCCACCAGGCTCACCTGCGGGTAGGACGCCTTGGCCCACTCCAGGGCCTTCGGGCTGACGTCGGTGGCCACGACCTCGGCGCCGTCCTCGACGAGGTGCGCGACGAGGTACTTGCCGACCTTGCCCAGGCCGGCCACGCCGACCCGCTTGCCCTTCAGCGACGGGGTGCCCCAGCGGTGCTCGGCCGCGGCGCGCATGCCCTGGAAGACGCCCCAGGCGGTGAGGATCGAGGAGTCGCCGGCGCCGCCGTACTCCACGCTGCGGCCGGTGACGAACTGCGTCTCCCGGGCCACGATGTCCATGTCCTGCACGTAGGTGCCGACGTCGCAGGCGGTGTAGTAGCGGCCGCCCAGGGACTGCACGAACCGGCCGTACGCCCGCAGCAGCTGCTCGGACTTGATCTGCTCCGGGTCGCCCCAGATGACCGCCTTGCCGCCGCCCAGGTCGAGCCCGGCGAGGGCGTTCTTGTACGCCATGCCGCGGGAGAGGTCCAGCACGTCGTGCAGGGCATCCTCCTCCGAGGCGTACGGGTAGAAGCGCGTGCCGCCCAAGGCGGGCCCCAGCGCCGTCGAGTAGATGCCGATGATCGCTTTCAGGCCGCTGGCCCGGTCCTGGCAGAACACGACCTGCTCGTGACTGCCGTCGGTGAATACGCCCACTGCTGGCTCCAAGGTGACGTCGATGGCCCTTGTGAGGCCCATCCTGCTCGGTCTTTCCGAGGGGTCGGGCGACGCCGCGGTAGCGACGCTCCCGCTGACAGCCTAATCGTGGGAGGATCGCGAGGTGCCGTCACAGTTCGCCGCGTACCTGAGGGTCTACGAGCCGCTCACCGCGTTCGCGCCGGAACGTGAGCGATTCTGGCGCCGCTACGTCGACGAGGGGCGCGCTGTAGGCGTGTCCGACGGGCCCGGCCGCCAGCGGGCGACCGTGCTCGAAGCGCTCGGCGCGGGCTGGTCGCGGCTGCCGGACCTGCCCGATGAGGCGTACGTCATGCAGGGCCTGACCGGGCAGACCGAGGTGACCCTGGTCTGCCCCTGGAACCTGCGGGTCCGGGTGGCCGAGGCGGCGCTGCAGGCGCGCGACGGGGTGCCCCAGGTGCTGGCCGACGCGTTCGTGCCGCCGGTGCTGGTGGATCTGGCGCAGACCGTGGTCGAGCAGACCCGGGCCGAGGACCGCATGCACGAGCAGGTCGCCACGTGGGGCGTGCCGCTGCGCTGGTTCGTGCTGGTCTCCCCGGCGGAGCGCGACCTGGTGCTGGAACCGACCCGACGGGTGCTGCGCTACCGCACCGAGATCGGCAAGGCCCGCCAGCGGGCCCACAAGGGGCTGCGCGTGCTGCGCCGGACCCTGGGCGACGTGCCCATCACCGACTCGCTGCGGGAGACCGCCCGCTGGCTGGAGTCGTTCCACCCCGGCTCGGTGGTGGAGCTGGACTACGGCGGTCTGACCGGCCTGCTTCCCGAGGAGGCGCTGCGCGACGACGACTCGGTCGAGCTGGTCGCCACGGGTCTGGCCGGGCTGGAGCGCGAGGACGGCGACGCCGCCACGGCGGCGTACGAGCAGCTCGTGCAGCGGTGGCGGGCGATCCAGCTGATGGAGCGAAGCAACTGACGGTAAGTAGTTTTCGAGTGACGTGCAGTGATCGAAAGCTATGAAATTACTGTCTTCATCCGCTAAAAGCAGACATGTCGTTCATTCATCATCCGTCCATCCACGGACCTTCACCCGTTCGGCCCATGTCGGACATCGGGGACTAGCCGGACTATGGGTAGCGCGTTGGCCGGCGGGACCCCGGCCTACGTCTATAGGTACTTGTGGAGGAGACCGCATGGCGTCGCGTACGCACGAACCAGAACCCCTGCTCACCCCGGCAGAGGTCGCATCGATGTTCCGCGTCGACCCGAAGACGGTGACCCGGTGGGCCAAGGCGGGCAAGCTCAGCGCGATTCGCACGCTGGGTGGCCACCGTCGCTACCGTGAGTCGGAGGTGCGCGCTCTGCTCCAGGGTCAGATCCCGCACCAGCGTCAGGGCGACTGAGCAGCACAACCGGAGGGCTGACGCCCTCCTACATACCCCCCATGGCCAAAGCTCCGCCCACGCTGCCCCCGCAGCGGGACGGAGCTTTGGTCATTTTCGGGTCAGGGGACCAGCGCGCCGTCACGTAGCGTGACGACGCGGTCGGCCATCTCCATCAGCGCCGCGTCGTGGGTGGCGACCAGCGCGGTCATGCCCCTGGCGTGGACCAGGGCGCGCAGCAGGTCCATGATCTGGCGGCCGGTCTCCGAGTCGAGCTGGCCGGTCGGCTCGTCCGCGATGAGCAGTTGCGGGTCGTTGGCCAGCGCCCGGGCGACCGCGACGCGCTGCTGCTGGCCGCCGGACAGCTCGTAGGGCCGCTGGTTGGCGTGCGCGCCGACGCCGACCAGTTCCAGCAGTACCGCCACCCGCTGCTCCCGCTCGGCCGGCGGGACCTTCGCCAGCCGCAGCGGCACGCCGACGTTCTCGGCCGCGGACAGGATCGGCACCAGCCCGAACGACTGGAACACGAACCCGACCACGTCGCGGCGCAGGGTCACCAGTTGCTGCTCGGCCGCGGAGGTGACCTCCTGCCCACCGATGAAGACCTTGCCCGAGGTGGGCCGGTCCAGCCCGCCGATGATGTTGAGCAGTGTCGTCTTGCCCGCGCCGGAGCGGCCGCGGACCGCCACCAGCTCGCCGCGCCCGGCGGTGAACGACACATCGCGCACCGCGTGCACGACCTTGCCGCCCTGGCCGAAGTCACGGCAAATGTTCTCCACCCTGACCAGCTCGTCAGCCACGGCGCACCTCCACATGGTCGGACTCCAGGTTCAGCTTCACCCGGTCCTTGAGTTCCAGTTCCTGCACGAACGACGACGGCAACTGCATCCGGCCCGCCCGGTCCAGCACCGCGTACTCCTCGCTGACCAGCTCCGTGCCACCGTCGGCGGTGGCCCGCGCGCTGCGGCGCACCTCCGAGGCCAACCGCCCGTCACGGATGGCCACGGTACGGCGCACCTGCGTGGACACGTTCGGGTCGTGGGTCACCACCACCACGGTCACGCCCAGCTCGGCGTTGATGGTCTGCAACGCGGTGAACACGTCCGCCGCCGTCGACTCGTCCAGCTCACCGGTCGGCTCGTCGGCGAACAGCACCTCGGGGTCGTTGGCCACCGCCAAAGCCACCGCGACACGCTGCTGCTCACCACCGGACATCTGATCCGGCCGCCGGTCCGCGCAGTACCCGACCCCGACCATCTCCAGCAGCTCATACGCCCGCTGCCGGGCCGCCCGCCCGGACCGCGTGCCCGCCAGCTTCATCGGGGTGAGCACGTTCTCCAGCGCGGTCAGATACGGCAGCAGGTTGCGGCCGGTCTGCTGCCACACGAACCCGACCATGCGCCGCCGGTACGACAGCCGCCGCCCCGCCTTCATGGTGAG contains these protein-coding regions:
- the purF gene encoding amidophosphoribosyltransferase; amino-acid sequence: MPRGDGRLSHELDPHRPGPQDACGVFGVWAPGEEVAKLTYFGLYALQHRGQEAAGIAVSDGSGVVVYKDVGLVAQVFDEPTLASLRGHLAIGHARYSTTGDSTWENSQPTLQSTTSGTTIALAHNGNLVNTADLARRAAELGMDSRGSTNDTSLVTMLLAGHPDLSVEAAAMKVLPTVEGAFSFVFMDENTLYAARDHHGVRPLVLGRLERGWVVASEQAALDIVGASVVREVEPGELIAIDEYGLRSSRFAAPDPKGCLFEYVYLARPDATINGRNMYSTRVEIGRKLAAEHPVDADLVIPVPESGTPGAIGYAEASGIPYGQGLMKNAYVGRTFIQPSQTIRALGVRLKLNPLRDNVRGKRLVVVDDSIVRGTTQRAIVRMLREAGALEVHVRISSPPVKWPCFYGIDFATGAELLANGMDMEGIRRSIGADSLGYVSLEGLIAASEQPKNRLCRACFDGEYPIKLPASNLIGKHVLEGVGRRVGSEELSGDQVPAPSTELSRS
- a CDS encoding sterol carrier family protein; this translates as MSSSPDISPAVTSALDCLASGQTPERLTLRDAVRALLARLAATAPGRSVEVRVPPYGAIQCVEGPRHTRGTPPNLVETDPITFLQLAAGRVDWAAAVADGRIRASGIRSDISSLFPIV
- a CDS encoding carboxypeptidase-like regulatory domain-containing protein encodes the protein MSVTLASLPSGLSKDGDCVVTFDAGGGPGNAKSGSCNLKLKAASNAASIAGDAVTVVLGNQQKTLSVTIKGSTQQAPESTGKISGVVRDQKTGDPISGALVALSDGDGKDFPTKTTGSAGTYLFDPAKTGAIAPGLIVITVSKDPYTLKSQSVTLNAGQSKADFNLSLVNPNASASPAVESSAPAEESAAPEESGDTGGETVATDPASDSEDGGLGTMTWIMIILGGLLVALGIGAIVLLVMKRGGDDDDDDDDDDDDDDDDEPVRGRPGVRPAAQPVRAGAGAGTYGGGGAYGRPADPTMVARPGADATVMHRPGEYGGVPAQRGPQQPYGAPAQPTQQYGGGYGSPAQPTQYGGYDGQAAGGYGSPVAPTSGYGSPAPTSGYGSPAPTSGYGSPAPTSGYGSPAPTSGYGGSPADAYGSTTPTSGYSGGQPSYDQGYGQQAGYGDQQGYGQQGGYGQQQGYQGQYDEPTHYAGPTSGGSAYGQQPGGYGQQQPGYGQEAYGQQQPGGYGQQQDPYGAQPGGYGQQQQPGYGQQDPYGAQGGGYGQQQDPYGNPPAAGYGQQDPYGAQGGYGQQGGGYHDDRRSNRDNRRLDWLDD
- the amcB gene encoding cyclophane-forming radical SAM peptide maturase AmcB; this translates as MRGVSRVPAYVVMQPTTLCNLDCVYCYLPLRAQDRRMPVEVARAVAADANVWAARDRFSVVWHGGEPLAAGREHLGALMAPFGPAVEQHVQTNATLVDDAWCEFFAARGVRVSVSVDGPEDLNGQRVSRAGRPAYARIAQGIAALRRHGQPFAALCVVGDPRPGVAARLYEYFLALGCDTLGVNIEEREGVNERPNSHDPEAVRAFWAELVAAWRADPRIHVRELEWSLRYVGAVLDGTSGDLLPRELDPIPTVGHDGAVVLLSPELAGFRDPVHGDFSSGNVLHVPLSELLAEPRRTSWVPEFLTGVEACRDTCPYFGFCGGGHAANRYFEHGRFDGTETEHCRNSKIHLLEGVLDHVRRP
- the amcA gene encoding multiple cyclophane-containing RiPP AmcA, producing MSDARDRVADRIRDARGELAPLLEEARLARLARSEVPGADSTAVCAWNHFENIPTFFNWNNRPR
- a CDS encoding DUF3073 domain-containing protein, with amino-acid sequence MGRGRAKAKQTKVARELKYHSPNTDLAALQRELAGSELSSGSGSAVVEDQREDDEPDPYDPYGNYAVDDDDDDDGKDWTPRR
- a CDS encoding Glu/Leu/Phe/Val family dehydrogenase, with amino-acid sequence MGVFTDGSHEQVVFCQDRASGLKAIIGIYSTALGPALGGTRFYPYASEEDALHDVLDLSRGMAYKNALAGLDLGGGKAVIWGDPEQIKSEQLLRAYGRFVQSLGGRYYTACDVGTYVQDMDIVARETQFVTGRSVEYGGAGDSSILTAWGVFQGMRAAAEHRWGTPSLKGKRVGVAGLGKVGKYLVAHLVEDGAEVVATDVSPKALEWAKASYPQVSLVADATALITSDIDVYAPCALGGALNDDTVPALRAQIVAGAANNQLAHTGIEKLLVDRGILYAPDYLVNSGGVIQVADEIDGFNFDRAKLRATKIYDTTKRILELADTEGISPASAADRLAEQRMAEVGRLRTIRI
- a CDS encoding BldC family transcriptional regulator, whose product is MASRTHEPEPLLTPAEVASMFRVDPKTVTRWAKAGKLSAIRTLGGHRRYRESEVRALLQGQIPHQRQGD
- a CDS encoding ABC transporter ATP-binding protein, giving the protein MADELVRVENICRDFGQGGKVVHAVRDVSFTAGRGELVAVRGRSGAGKTTLLNIIGGLDRPTSGKVFIGGQEVTSAAEQQLVTLRRDVVGFVFQSFGLVPILSAAENVGVPLRLAKVPPAEREQRVAVLLELVGVGAHANQRPYELSGGQQQRVAVARALANDPQLLIADEPTGQLDSETGRQIMDLLRALVHARGMTALVATHDAALMEMADRVVTLRDGALVP
- a CDS encoding ABC transporter ATP-binding protein; protein product: MSTTNEMTPPDLATLQARAAQRAADRAGGADRLRGHLVCDGLVRIYKTEGVEVVALQGLDLVVDRGELLAIVGASGSGKSTLLNILSGLDVPTAGIARVGDYDLLTMKAGRRLSYRRRMVGFVWQQTGRNLLPYLTALENVLTPMKLAGTRSGRAARQRAYELLEMVGVGYCADRRPDQMSGGEQQRVAVALAVANDPEVLFADEPTGELDESTAADVFTALQTINAELGVTVVVVTHDPNVSTQVRRTVAIRDGRLASEVRRSARATADGGTELVSEEYAVLDRAGRMQLPSSFVQELELKDRVKLNLESDHVEVRRG